In Panthera tigris isolate Pti1 chromosome C1, P.tigris_Pti1_mat1.1, whole genome shotgun sequence, the following proteins share a genomic window:
- the LCK gene encoding tyrosine-protein kinase Lck, producing MGCSCSSNPEDDWMENIDVCENCHYPIIPLDGKATLPMRNGSDVRDPLVTYEGSNPPASPLQDNLVIALHSYEPSHDGDLGFEKGEQLRILEQSGEWWKAQSLTTGQEGFIPFNFVAKANSLEPEPWFFKNLSRKDAERQLLAPGNTHGSFLIRESESTAGSFSLSVRDFDQNQGEVVKHYKIRNLDKGGFYISPRITFPGLHELVRHYTNASDGLCTRLSRPCQTQKPQKPWWEDEWEVPRETLKLVERLGAGQFGEVWMGYYNGHTKVAVKSLKQGSMSPDAFLAEANLMKQLQHQRLVRLYAVVTQEPIYIITEYMENGSLVDFLKTPPGIKLTINKLLDMAAQIAEGMAFIEERNYIHRDLRAANILVSDTLSCKIADFGLARLIEDNEYTAREGAKFPIKWTAPEAINYGTFTIKSDVWSFGILLTEIVTHGRIPYPGMTNPEVIQNLERGYRMVRPDNCPEELYHLMMLCWKERPEERPTFDYLRSVLEDFFTATEGQYQPQP from the exons ATGGGCTGTAGCTGCAGCTCAAACCCTGAAGATGACTGGATGGAAAACATCGATGTGTGTGAGAACTGCCATTACCCGATAATCCCACTGGATGGCAAGGCCACG CTGCCCATGCGGAATGGCTCTGATGTGAGGGATCCACTAGTTACCTACGAAGGCTCCAATCCCCCAGCCTCACCATTGCAAG ACAACCTGGTTATCGCTCTGCACAGCTACGAGCCCTCTCACGATGGAGACCTGGGCTTCGAGAAGGGTGAACAGCTCCGTATCCTGGAGCA GAGCGGCGAGTGGTGGAAGGCGCAGTCCCTGACCACAGGCCAGGAAGGTTTCATCCCCTTCAACTTCGTGGCCAAAGCGAACAGCCTGGAGCCCGAACC CTGGTTCTTCAAGAACCTGAGCCGCAAGGACGCGGAACGGCAGCTCCTGGCGCCCGGGAACACGCACGGCTCCTTCCTGATCCGGGAGAGCGAGAGCACCGCGG GATCGTTTTCACTGTCCGTGCGGGACTTCGACCAGAACCAGGGAGAGGTGGTGAAACATTACAAGATCCGTAACCTGGACAAAGGCGGCTTCTACATCTCCCCCCGCATCACTTTTCCTGGCCTGCACGAGCTGGTCCGCCATTACACCA ATGCTTCGGACGGGCTGTGCACGCGGTTGAGTCGCCCCTGCCAGACCCAGAAGCCCCAGAAGCCTTGGTGGGAGGACGAGTGGGAGGTTCCCAGGGAGACGCTGAAGCTGGTGGAGCGGCTGGGGGCTGGCCAGTTCGGGGAGGTGTGGATGG ggtACTACAACGGGCACACAAAGGTGGCAGTgaagagcctgaagcagggcagCATGTCCCCCGACGCCTTCCTGGCCGAGGCCAACCTCATGAAGCAGCTACAACACCAGAGGCTGGTCCGGCTCTACGCGGtggtcacccaggagcccatctACATCATCACGGAATACATGGAGAATG GGAGCCTGGTGGATTTCCTCAAGACCCCTCCAGGCATCAAGTTGACCATCAACAAACTCTTGGACATGGCAGCCCAA ATTGCAGAGGGCATGGCATTCATTGAAGAACGGAATTACATCCACCGTGACCTGAGGGCTGCCAACATCCTGGTGTCGGACACCCTGAGCTGCAAGATTGCAGACTTTGGCCTAGCGCGCCTCATTGAGGACAATGAGTACACAGCCAGGGAGG gGGCCAAGTTTCCCATTAAGTGGACAGCACCAGAAGCCATTAACTACGGGACATTCACCATCAAGTCGGACGTGTGGTCTTTTGGGATCCTACTGACGGAGATTGTCACCCATGGCCGCATCCCTTACCCAG GGATGACCAATCCTGAGGTGATTCAGAACCTGGAGCGAGGCTACCGCATGGTGCGACCTGACAACTGCCCAGAGGAGCTATACCACCTCATGATGCTGTGCTGGAAGGAGCGGCCAGAGGAACGGCCCACCTTTGACTACCTGCGCAGCGTGCTGGAGGACTTCTTCACGGCCACAGAGGGCCAGTaccagccccagccctga
- the FAM167B gene encoding protein FAM167B, translating into MSLGPLKFQAVGEENEEDEEGESLDSVKALTAKLQLQTRRPSYLEWTARVQSQAWHRTQPRPALGGPGTLCGFDSMDSALDWLRQELREMQAQDQQLAGQLLRLRAQLHRLKVDQACHLHQELLDEAELDLELEPGAGLALAPPLRHLGLTRMNISARRFTLC; encoded by the exons ATGTCCCTGGGGCCACTGAAATTCCAGGCAGtaggtgaagaaaatgaagaggatgaggagggagagagcctgGACTCCGTGAAGGCACTGACGGCCAAGCTACAGCTGCAGACACGACGGCCCTCATATCTGGAGTGGACAGCCCGGGTGCAGAGTCAGGCCTGGCACAGGACCCAACCCAGACCCGCACTGGGGGGCCCTGGGACCCTCTGCGGCTTCGACTCAATGGACTCTGCCCTAGATTGGCTCAGACAGGAGCTG CGGGAGATGCAGGCTCAGGACCAGCAGCTGGCAGGACAGCTGCTTCGGCTGCGGGCCCAGCTGCACCGGCTGAAGGTGGACCAAGCCTGTCACCTGCACCAAGAGCTGCTGGACGAGGCCGAGCTGGACCTGGAGCTGGAGCCGGGGGCCGGCCTTGCCTTGGCCCCGCCGCTGCGGCACCTCGGCCTCACGCGCATGAACATCAGCGCGCGACGCTTCACCCTCTGCTGA
- the LOC102971640 gene encoding myotubularin-related protein 9-like isoform X1 produces MEFSDLIRTGRAQAKLLRGPEAPPLRGTLCLTGHHLLLSPGPQATSELWLLLLRSVDSIEKRVASDSGTITLRCKDLRVLQLEIEGVEASLDIARSIEALSSLESVITSFPFFYRPKGLRLGDAWHFHPPERYYKRVARETNAWRLSEVNEDFSVCPSYPRAVIVPRSVDDGALARSARFRQGGRFPVLSYHHAPSGTVLVRSSQPLTGPQKRRCAEDEELLRAVLAGARPGARGFIVDTRSSQAAKQARMTGGGTEAKAAYPGWKRLHRPLERGQPLQESFVRLVEACGDPQQSTDSWLRRLEGCCWLAHVKEALSTACLAAQGMEREGACILVHGAEGTDSTLLVTSLAQLILDPLSRTMAGFQELVEREWIQAGHPFQLRCAHSAFSHARPKHEAPTFLLFLDCVWQLGRQFPLSLEFGEGLLLALFEHAYASPFGTFLCNSEKERCLCEVRTRTHSLWSGLNQPKEQRKLRNPLYAPNPLAIWPSVELQSLRLWQGLFLRWIRPPEPSEVAWEKVWQIVTDKEKTKLSQPTVSASEPQL; encoded by the exons ATGGAGTTCTCGGACCTGATTCGTACCGGCCGGGCCCAAGCCAAGCTCCTGAGGGGTCCGGAGGCACCCCCACTGCGTGGCACGCTATGCCTCACCGGCCACCACCTGCTGCTGTCGCCAGGGCCCCAGGCGACTTCAGAGCTGTGGCTGCTGCTGTTGCGTAGCGTAGACTCTATCGAGAAGCG GGTCGCAAGCGACTCCGGCACCATCACGTTGCGCTGTAAGGACCTCCGAGTGCTGCAGCTGGAAATAGAGGGCGTGGAAGCGTCGCTGGACATCGCCCGGTCCATCGAG GCGCTGTCCTCCTTGGAATCGGTCATCACTTCCTTTCCGTTCTTCTACCGTCCCAAGGGCTTGAGATTGGGCGACGCCTGGCACTTCCACCCACCCGAACGCTACTACAAGCGAGTAGCTCGCGAG ACCAACGCTTGGCGGCTGAGCGAGGTGAACGAGGACTTCAGCGTGTGCCCCAGTTACCCCCGCGCGGTGATCGTGCCTCGCTCTGTGGACGACGGTGCCCTGGCGCGCAGCGCCCGCTTCCGCCAGGGAGGCCGCTTCCCTGTGCTCAGCTACCACCACGCGCCCAGCGGAACC GTGCTGGTACGTTCCAGCCAGCCCCTGACTGGTCCCCAGAAAAGGCGCTGCGCTGAGGACGAGGAGCTGCTGCGAGCTGTGCTGGCGGGGGCTCGCCCTGGGGCCCGGGGCTTCATCGTGGACACGCGCTCGTCTCAGGCCGCCAAACAGGCCCGCATGACTGGCGGCGGGACTGAGGCCAAAGCCGCTTACCCTGGCTGGAAAAGGCTGCACCGGCCGCTGGAGAG GGGACAGCCTCTACAGGAGAGCTTCGTGCGCCTGGTGGAGGCCTGTGGGGACCCGCAGCAGAGCACGGATAGCTGGCTCCGTCGACTAGAAGGCTGCTGCTGGCTGGCACATGTGAAAGAGGCACTGAGCACCGCCTGCCTAGCAGCCCAGGGCATGGAGAG GGAAGGGGCCTGCATCTTGGTGCATGGGGCTGAAGGCACAGATAGCACCCTGCTTGTGACTTCGCTGGCCCAGCTCATCCTGGACCCCTTGAGCCGGACCATGGCTGGATTCCAGGAACTGGTGGAGCGGGAGTGGATCCAG GCTGGCCACCCCTTCCAGCTGCGCTGTGCCCACTCGGCCTTCTCCCATGCCCGTCCCAAGCACGAGGCACccacctttctcctcttcctggacTGCGTGTGGCAGCTGGGCCGCCAGTTCCCGCTGTCACTGGAGTTTGGGGAGGGGCTGCTGTTGGCCCTGTTTGAGCACGCGTATGCCTCCCCTTTTGGCACCTTCCTCTGCAACAGCGAAAAGGAGAG ATGCCTTTGTGAAGTGAGGACTCGAACACACTCCTTGTGGTCTGGGCTCAACCAGCCAAAAGAGCAACGGAAACTCCGGAACCCGCTCTACGCCCCCAATCCCTTGGCCATCTGGCCCTCCGTGGAGCTCCAGAGCCTGCGACTCTGGCAAG gccTATTTCTGCGCTGGATCCGCCCACCTGAACCTTCAGAGGTAGCATGGGAGAAGGTGTGGCAAATAGTGACAGATAAGGAGAAGACCAAGCTCTCTCAGCCAACAGTTTCAGCCTCTGAGCCCCAACTTTAA
- the LOC102971640 gene encoding myotubularin-related protein 9-like isoform X2, whose translation MALSSLESVITSFPFFYRPKGLRLGDAWHFHPPERYYKRVARETNAWRLSEVNEDFSVCPSYPRAVIVPRSVDDGALARSARFRQGGRFPVLSYHHAPSGTVLVRSSQPLTGPQKRRCAEDEELLRAVLAGARPGARGFIVDTRSSQAAKQARMTGGGTEAKAAYPGWKRLHRPLERGQPLQESFVRLVEACGDPQQSTDSWLRRLEGCCWLAHVKEALSTACLAAQGMEREGACILVHGAEGTDSTLLVTSLAQLILDPLSRTMAGFQELVEREWIQAGHPFQLRCAHSAFSHARPKHEAPTFLLFLDCVWQLGRQFPLSLEFGEGLLLALFEHAYASPFGTFLCNSEKERCLCEVRTRTHSLWSGLNQPKEQRKLRNPLYAPNPLAIWPSVELQSLRLWQGLFLRWIRPPEPSEVAWEKVWQIVTDKEKTKLSQPTVSASEPQL comes from the exons ATG GCGCTGTCCTCCTTGGAATCGGTCATCACTTCCTTTCCGTTCTTCTACCGTCCCAAGGGCTTGAGATTGGGCGACGCCTGGCACTTCCACCCACCCGAACGCTACTACAAGCGAGTAGCTCGCGAG ACCAACGCTTGGCGGCTGAGCGAGGTGAACGAGGACTTCAGCGTGTGCCCCAGTTACCCCCGCGCGGTGATCGTGCCTCGCTCTGTGGACGACGGTGCCCTGGCGCGCAGCGCCCGCTTCCGCCAGGGAGGCCGCTTCCCTGTGCTCAGCTACCACCACGCGCCCAGCGGAACC GTGCTGGTACGTTCCAGCCAGCCCCTGACTGGTCCCCAGAAAAGGCGCTGCGCTGAGGACGAGGAGCTGCTGCGAGCTGTGCTGGCGGGGGCTCGCCCTGGGGCCCGGGGCTTCATCGTGGACACGCGCTCGTCTCAGGCCGCCAAACAGGCCCGCATGACTGGCGGCGGGACTGAGGCCAAAGCCGCTTACCCTGGCTGGAAAAGGCTGCACCGGCCGCTGGAGAG GGGACAGCCTCTACAGGAGAGCTTCGTGCGCCTGGTGGAGGCCTGTGGGGACCCGCAGCAGAGCACGGATAGCTGGCTCCGTCGACTAGAAGGCTGCTGCTGGCTGGCACATGTGAAAGAGGCACTGAGCACCGCCTGCCTAGCAGCCCAGGGCATGGAGAG GGAAGGGGCCTGCATCTTGGTGCATGGGGCTGAAGGCACAGATAGCACCCTGCTTGTGACTTCGCTGGCCCAGCTCATCCTGGACCCCTTGAGCCGGACCATGGCTGGATTCCAGGAACTGGTGGAGCGGGAGTGGATCCAG GCTGGCCACCCCTTCCAGCTGCGCTGTGCCCACTCGGCCTTCTCCCATGCCCGTCCCAAGCACGAGGCACccacctttctcctcttcctggacTGCGTGTGGCAGCTGGGCCGCCAGTTCCCGCTGTCACTGGAGTTTGGGGAGGGGCTGCTGTTGGCCCTGTTTGAGCACGCGTATGCCTCCCCTTTTGGCACCTTCCTCTGCAACAGCGAAAAGGAGAG ATGCCTTTGTGAAGTGAGGACTCGAACACACTCCTTGTGGTCTGGGCTCAACCAGCCAAAAGAGCAACGGAAACTCCGGAACCCGCTCTACGCCCCCAATCCCTTGGCCATCTGGCCCTCCGTGGAGCTCCAGAGCCTGCGACTCTGGCAAG gccTATTTCTGCGCTGGATCCGCCCACCTGAACCTTCAGAGGTAGCATGGGAGAAGGTGTGGCAAATAGTGACAGATAAGGAGAAGACCAAGCTCTCTCAGCCAACAGTTTCAGCCTCTGAGCCCCAACTTTAA